A portion of the Planctomycetota bacterium genome contains these proteins:
- the purD gene encoding phosphoribosylamine--glycine ligase, whose product MTPLNVLLIGGGGREHALALAIARSPLLGTLYATHVDNPGIAALARPADVPVNIREIYRLQQFIEKHAIDLVVVGPEEPLADGFADKLASPRTRVFGPVAAAARLEGDKAWAKQLMRSASIPTAEARVFTNADSARAYVESRESDDPVLARLAADLARHNDPAERRRALEQRARENRDVQRALDAVRPDLPVIKAAGLAKGKGVVVPASLTEAFGAIDDIMVRRIHGDAGKQIVVEERLDGPEVSVLALCDGRTLYVLPPCQDHKRLGDNDTGPNTGGMGAFCPSNVLDETLMARVEREVLVPVVDALRREDVEFKGVLYAGLMLTHAGPKVLEFNVRFGDPECQPLMARLRTDLLRIMLAVCDGRLDETAIEWDPRPACCVVLASAGYPEKPRTGLPIVGLDRAAALPDVTITHAGTRRAPDGTVVTAGGRVLGVTALADTMAAARDLAYRACELIHFEGKTLRTDIAARQ is encoded by the coding sequence ATGACACCCCTCAACGTGCTCCTCATCGGCGGCGGCGGACGCGAGCACGCGCTCGCGCTCGCCATCGCACGCTCCCCCCTGCTCGGGACGCTCTACGCCACGCACGTCGACAACCCGGGCATCGCCGCCCTCGCACGCCCCGCCGACGTGCCCGTGAACATCCGCGAGATCTACCGCCTCCAGCAGTTCATCGAGAAGCACGCGATCGACCTCGTCGTCGTCGGGCCCGAAGAGCCCCTCGCCGACGGGTTCGCCGACAAGCTCGCCTCGCCCCGCACGCGCGTCTTCGGGCCGGTCGCCGCCGCCGCACGCCTCGAGGGCGACAAGGCCTGGGCCAAGCAACTGATGCGTTCGGCGTCGATCCCCACGGCCGAGGCGCGGGTCTTCACGAACGCTGACTCCGCCCGCGCGTACGTCGAGTCGCGCGAGTCCGACGACCCGGTGCTGGCGCGCCTCGCCGCCGACCTCGCGCGCCACAACGACCCCGCGGAGCGCCGGCGCGCGCTCGAGCAGCGCGCCCGCGAGAACCGCGACGTGCAGCGCGCGCTCGACGCCGTCCGCCCGGACCTGCCCGTCATCAAGGCCGCCGGGCTGGCGAAGGGCAAGGGCGTCGTGGTGCCCGCGTCCCTCACCGAGGCGTTCGGCGCGATCGACGACATCATGGTCCGGCGCATCCACGGCGACGCCGGAAAGCAGATCGTCGTCGAGGAGCGTCTCGACGGGCCCGAGGTCTCCGTGCTCGCGCTCTGCGACGGACGCACGCTCTACGTCCTCCCGCCCTGCCAGGACCACAAGCGCCTGGGCGACAACGACACCGGCCCCAACACCGGCGGCATGGGCGCCTTCTGCCCCTCGAACGTCCTCGACGAAACGCTCATGGCGCGCGTCGAGCGCGAGGTCCTCGTCCCCGTGGTCGACGCGCTCCGGCGCGAGGACGTCGAGTTCAAGGGCGTGCTGTACGCCGGGCTCATGCTCACCCACGCCGGGCCCAAGGTGCTCGAGTTCAACGTCCGCTTCGGCGACCCCGAGTGCCAGCCCCTCATGGCCCGCCTCCGCACCGACCTGCTCCGGATCATGCTCGCCGTCTGCGACGGCCGCCTCGACGAGACGGCCATCGAGTGGGACCCGCGCCCCGCCTGCTGCGTCGTGCTCGCCAGCGCCGGCTACCCCGAGAAGCCCCGCACGGGCCTGCCCATCGTCGGGCTCGACCGCGCCGCCGCGCTCCCCGACGTCACCATCACCCACGCCGGCACGCGCCGCGCGCCCGACGGCACCGTCGTCACCGCCGGCGGGCGCGTGCTCGGCGTCACCGCCCTCGCCGACACCATGGCCGCCGCCCGCGACCTCGCCTATCGCGCCTGCGAACTCATCCACTTCGAGGGCAAGACCCTCCGCACCGACATCGCCGCACGCCAGTAG